In Myxococcus guangdongensis, the sequence GCATTGCGCGTCCGGGCGTTGAATCCAAGGAGCGACTGGGGCGCTACCGCTGGGTAGTGGAGCGCACCTTGGCCTGGAAGAACCAGCTCCGCCGACTTCGAGTCCGCGACGAACGCAGGGACGACGTCCACTTCGGCTTCCTCGTCCTCGGCTGCTGCATCATGCTGCTGCGCCGTCTCTGCTCTGACATTTGTTAGGGGCTGTAAGCATGTCCAGGGCGATCCACCCTGCGAGCATCCTGATGACCTCGGAGCGCCCTTCTTCCGTGACTGCGGGCTGAAACCCCTGCCCGCAGCATCCCCCGCAGCAATGCTCTCGCGGGAGTGGGCCGGGTGAAGAATCTGAATACGCCGACAGCGAGCAAGGCGTTGCCCCCGCCGACACAGGTAGTAGCTCAACCTTGAACGGAGTTCGTACCCTCCACCTCCCGTTCCGAAGTGGAACGTCTTGACAATCTATGCGCTCGCGGGCTCGGCGAATTCGAAGGGCAGCACTCCCCGATAGACGACGAGGAGCGTTTCAGAGAGCCTCGCCTTGCGCTGTGCATTGAACTGGAGCGCCCAGCGCTGGAGAGTGGCATGAAGGCCGTCCTCCGCGCGCTGGGCATACCCGTCACCGAACTGCGCCTTCAGAATTCGTGGCTGTGCCTGCTGCTGCGCGCCGTAGTCCGGCGTGAAGGGGAAGCGCTCCATCCCCGGTAGCGTCAGCGGCGACGCGGACGCCATCCATCAACCCGCGTGGAAGCGTCTCATCGACCCTGGGCTGGGCAGAGCATCCTCAAGGCGATCGTCTCCATCTGCACGTACGCCACTCGCGCCCGCATGTAGCGCGTCCTCGCCTCGGGACTGCCGTCCCGTCCCGCGACGGCCTGCTGCATTTCCCTCTCCACCGCCGCGAGTCCCTGCGCGAGCGCCACCCGCCTGCTCCAGTCGTCCATGAGCTGGCGGGTGAGCACAGAGCGTGCCGGACCTGACGAGCCTCCTTGTCCGCCCTGGCAGCGAATCATCTGGGTCCGCGCTAGCTAATGGGACAGATCCAGAGTCGATTGCACGCGCAGGATCTCGTGACACCGGTGGCAGAGCAGCAGGCGGTGACAGTGCTGCGGGGGGGGCACTCCGTCTGGTGGAGATCGCGGCATAAGGGCAAGTCTGAACACGCCGGCGGTGAAGGACAGGCATAGAAGGTGCCGTCGCACGTCACACCCGAGCCATTCGTCGCGGTGCAGGTCGTTGCCGTCACCGGGCAACTGACCGACCCCGTCGCGC encodes:
- a CDS encoding phage tail protein is translated as MASASPLTLPGMERFPFTPDYGAQQQAQPRILKAQFGDGYAQRAEDGLHATLQRWALQFNAQRKARLSETLLVVYRGVLPFEFAEPASA